One window from the genome of Pseudomonas frederiksbergensis encodes:
- a CDS encoding FecR family protein produces the protein MMDSRECPCGQSRVRDEAAQWFVRLQNPVMSVEERQRFEAWLDEHANHRDEIQLLQGIWSATDLLPRERLQALCERPAERAKRRPLLRYAVAAGLLAVAVGLGLFSGLGASSDYRGEFATVLGERRHVALPDGSLVDLNSRSHVRVVFEHRKRRVELVEGEALFRVEHDAGRPFTVDAGNGQVTVTGTRFGVRRDADSTRVAVEEGSVKVQGRDFPINLTAGLGTRIDAQGKVAAPYAINADELTAWRNGKLVFNNAPLSDVAEQVSRYRDKPLRVANAAVGNLRLTSVFRSDNPEALLKALPNILPVAVRTLDDGSQEIISK, from the coding sequence ATGATGGATAGCCGTGAATGCCCGTGCGGGCAGAGCAGGGTTCGCGACGAGGCGGCGCAATGGTTCGTGCGTTTGCAAAACCCGGTCATGAGCGTCGAGGAGCGCCAGCGTTTCGAGGCCTGGCTGGACGAGCACGCCAACCATCGCGACGAGATCCAATTGCTGCAAGGCATCTGGAGCGCAACGGATCTGTTGCCCAGGGAGCGCCTGCAAGCATTGTGCGAGCGACCCGCCGAGCGTGCGAAACGCCGACCGCTGCTGCGTTACGCAGTGGCCGCGGGGTTGCTGGCGGTGGCTGTCGGGCTGGGACTGTTCAGTGGCTTGGGCGCTTCGAGTGACTACCGCGGCGAATTCGCCACGGTCCTCGGTGAACGCCGGCACGTGGCCCTGCCGGACGGCTCGCTGGTCGACCTCAATAGCCGAAGCCATGTGCGCGTCGTTTTCGAGCATCGCAAACGCCGGGTGGAGCTGGTCGAGGGCGAAGCGTTGTTCCGGGTCGAGCATGATGCCGGTCGTCCGTTCACCGTCGATGCGGGCAACGGCCAGGTGACGGTGACCGGGACGCGCTTCGGTGTGCGCCGCGATGCCGACAGTACGCGGGTGGCGGTGGAGGAGGGCAGCGTCAAGGTCCAAGGACGCGACTTCCCCATCAACCTCACCGCTGGCCTCGGTACGCGGATCGATGCCCAGGGCAAGGTCGCCGCGCCCTACGCGATCAATGCCGATGAGCTCACTGCCTGGCGCAACGGCAAGCTGGTGTTCAATAACGCGCCGTTGAGCGACGTCGCTGAGCAAGTGTCCCGTTATCGCGACAAACCGCTGCGGGTCGCCAACGCCGCGGTGGGCAACTTGCGCCTCACCAGCGTGTTCCGCTCGGACAATCCCGAGGCGTTGCTCAAGGCGCTGCCGAATATCCTGCCGGTGGCGGTGCGCACCCTGGACGACGGCAGTCAGGAAATAATTTCGAAATAG